Proteins encoded in a region of the Halothiobacillus diazotrophicus genome:
- a CDS encoding tRNA threonylcarbamoyladenosine dehydratase, with protein MTLQTSPFSPPLPAISEETTDERTELLIGSTGLARLRAARVLVAGLGGVGGACAESLVRAGVGTVYLLDHDRFGRSNLNRQMLSTETVLGQAKAEVAAARFASIRDDITTIPLPMFLQESAVTEFLTAHPVDAIADCIDSIGVKAVLLAEARARGIMTMTALGAGNRIDARAVRVGVLAEVQGCGLARVLRTRLRRLQSPLDVPVVYSTELPKKPAKHVPTTNGVRPRAVNGTISYMPNIFGHIVAGEIIRHLLADEAP; from the coding sequence ATGACCCTACAAACCTCCCCTTTTTCTCCGCCTTTGCCAGCAATCTCCGAAGAAACCACGGACGAGCGCACCGAACTGCTGATCGGTTCGACGGGACTGGCCCGATTGCGGGCCGCCCGCGTCCTCGTGGCCGGTTTGGGCGGCGTAGGCGGCGCCTGTGCAGAGTCGCTGGTGCGTGCCGGAGTCGGCACGGTTTACCTGCTGGATCACGACCGTTTCGGCCGTTCAAACCTGAACCGGCAGATGCTCTCCACCGAAACCGTGCTCGGACAGGCCAAGGCCGAGGTCGCAGCCGCCCGTTTTGCCTCGATTCGCGACGACATCACGACGATTCCCCTGCCGATGTTCCTGCAGGAATCTGCCGTCACTGAGTTCCTGACGGCGCACCCGGTCGACGCCATCGCCGACTGCATCGATTCGATCGGGGTGAAGGCCGTGTTGCTGGCCGAGGCGCGTGCGCGAGGCATCATGACCATGACGGCGCTGGGCGCGGGCAATCGGATCGATGCGCGGGCGGTTCGCGTCGGGGTGCTGGCCGAGGTGCAGGGTTGCGGTCTGGCGCGGGTCCTGCGGACCCGCCTGCGGCGGCTGCAGTCGCCGCTGGACGTGCCGGTGGTTTATTCGACCGAACTGCCGAAGAAGCCCGCCAAGCACGTGCCCACGACCAACGGGGTCAGACCCCGTGCCGTCAACGGGACGATCAGCTACATGCCCAATATCTTCGGCCACATCGTCGCCGGCGAAATCATCCGTCACCTGCTCGCTGACGAGGCGCCATAA
- a CDS encoding phosphate-starvation-inducible PsiE family protein, whose product MSMISRRSHPRQTDIRRYWSVMNLPERFEQVVATVLGLVIALIIMMALWELMKEVYQYLFVQHAEVLSHRNFQTLFGSIMTLLIAMEFQHSIIKVIERREHIIQTKIVILIAMLAVTRKFIILDYADLDPMTIVALAAGILALGLVFWLIDQREQRLDSMDAASDGAHRDGR is encoded by the coding sequence ATGAGCATGATCTCTCGTCGCAGCCACCCCAGGCAAACCGATATCCGGCGATACTGGTCGGTGATGAATCTGCCGGAACGATTCGAGCAGGTGGTAGCGACCGTGCTCGGACTCGTCATTGCGCTCATCATCATGATGGCCCTGTGGGAGTTGATGAAAGAGGTTTACCAATACCTGTTCGTTCAACATGCGGAGGTTTTGAGCCATCGCAACTTCCAAACGCTCTTCGGCAGCATCATGACCCTGCTGATCGCCATGGAGTTTCAGCATTCGATCATCAAGGTGATCGAACGACGCGAACATATCATTCAGACGAAAATCGTCATCCTGATCGCCATGCTGGCCGTGACCCGCAAGTTCATCATTCTCGATTATGCGGATCTCGACCCCATGACGATCGTCGCGCTTGCCGCCGGCATCCTGGCCCTAGGACTGGTTTTCTGGCTCATCGACCAGCGGGAGCAACGACTCGATTCAATGGACGCCGCAAGCGACGGCGCCCACCGCGACGGACGTTAA
- the merP gene encoding mercury resistance system periplasmic binding protein MerP, giving the protein MKKILAVLLLTFVSLPTWAATQTVTLSVPGMYCPVCPITVKKALTAVKGVSKVKVDFDFREATVTYDDAQTNVAALIKATTDAGYPSEVQK; this is encoded by the coding sequence ATGAAAAAAATCCTCGCTGTTCTTCTGCTGACGTTCGTTTCCTTACCGACCTGGGCAGCCACCCAGACTGTCACGCTATCCGTGCCGGGCATGTACTGCCCCGTCTGCCCGATCACCGTCAAGAAGGCGTTGACGGCGGTCAAGGGCGTCAGCAAGGTCAAGGTCGACTTCGATTTTCGTGAAGCAACCGTCACCTACGATGACGCCCAAACGAACGTCGCTGCCCTGATCAAGGCAACCACCGATGCGGGCTATCCGTCCGAAGTCCAGAAATAA
- a CDS encoding GNAT family N-acetyltransferase, translated as MNHVLTILRARPEDTAEIARIHVAAWQTAYRDIVPSEFLAKQSVEKRRHYWLSVVAGELPALLVAKHSEQVVGWIACAAFRGADSMARDAEVWASFSGLRVVSACRFAVGSEVSRPWIASLKRRGD; from the coding sequence GTGAATCATGTTCTTACGATTCTGCGCGCGCGACCGGAGGATACGGCAGAGATTGCGCGGATCCATGTCGCTGCCTGGCAGACCGCTTACAGGGATATCGTTCCGTCCGAATTTCTTGCCAAACAGTCTGTCGAGAAGCGACGCCATTATTGGCTGTCGGTCGTCGCGGGGGAATTACCGGCACTTCTTGTGGCCAAGCATTCCGAGCAGGTGGTTGGTTGGATTGCATGTGCTGCGTTCAGGGGGGCGGACTCCATGGCCCGCGACGCGGAGGTCTGGGCGAGTTTTTCGGGGCTTCGTGTTGTCTCTGCTTGTCGGTTCGCCGTTGGTTCGGAAGTATCCCGCCCATGGATCGCTTCCTTGAAGCGCCGCGGCGATTAA
- the merA gene encoding mercury(II) reductase, giving the protein MITLKIDGMTCPSCATHIHDTLIQMPGVETADVSYPAGLAKVTAKNEQDTERLIAAINDLGYRATLDAPSATDAPDTPPASGVHIAVIGSGGGAMAAALKAVERGARVTLMERGTIGGTCVNIGCVPSKILIRAAHVAHMRRHSPFDNGITATATAVNQRTLHAQQQARVDELRHAKYENILEKTPAIRVVKGEARFQDAHSLVVDLAEGGRETVTFDRCLIATGARASVPAIDGLAATPYWTSTEALASDTIPARLIVIGSSVVAVELAQAFARLGSQVSILARDTLFSHDDPAIGESLTEAFRSEGIDVREQTQTQSVAYDQGVFTLQTNQGAIEAEQVLIATGRTANTDRLNLNAAGIHHDRQGRITIDAGMRTNVAHIFAAGDCTDKPQFVYVAAAGGTRAAINMTGGEATLDLTTMPAVVFSDPQIATVGLTEAQAQVQGIETESRTLTLDNVPRALANFETQGFIKLVADAKTGRLLGVQAVAGEAGELIQTAALAIRARMTVQELADQLFPYLTMVEGIKLAAQTFSKDVSMLSCCAG; this is encoded by the coding sequence ATGATTACCCTCAAAATCGACGGCATGACCTGCCCCTCCTGCGCCACCCATATCCACGACACCCTGATCCAGATGCCGGGCGTCGAAACGGCCGATGTGTCGTATCCTGCCGGTCTGGCTAAAGTCACGGCCAAGAACGAACAGGATACCGAACGCCTGATCGCCGCCATCAACGACTTAGGCTATCGCGCGACCCTGGATGCGCCATCCGCCACGGACGCACCGGATACCCCACCGGCTAGCGGCGTGCATATCGCCGTGATCGGCAGTGGCGGTGGGGCAATGGCCGCCGCACTCAAAGCCGTGGAACGCGGCGCACGGGTCACGCTGATGGAACGCGGCACCATCGGCGGCACCTGCGTGAATATCGGCTGCGTCCCCTCCAAAATCCTGATTCGCGCGGCGCACGTAGCCCACATGCGCCGCCACAGCCCCTTCGACAACGGGATCACCGCCACCGCAACGGCGGTGAATCAGCGCACCCTCCATGCCCAACAACAAGCGCGGGTCGACGAACTCCGTCACGCCAAATACGAAAACATCCTGGAAAAAACCCCGGCCATCCGGGTGGTTAAGGGCGAAGCCCGCTTCCAGGATGCGCACAGTCTGGTCGTGGATCTGGCCGAAGGGGGCCGCGAAACGGTGACCTTCGACCGCTGCCTGATCGCCACCGGCGCGCGGGCGTCCGTACCGGCCATCGATGGGCTGGCGGCCACACCCTATTGGACATCCACCGAAGCGCTCGCCAGCGACACAATCCCAGCCCGTCTCATCGTCATCGGCTCCTCCGTCGTCGCGGTGGAACTGGCGCAGGCCTTCGCCCGACTGGGCAGTCAGGTCAGCATCCTGGCGCGCGACACCCTATTCAGCCACGACGACCCGGCCATCGGCGAATCCCTGACCGAAGCCTTCCGTAGCGAAGGCATCGACGTGCGGGAACAAACCCAAACTCAATCCGTCGCCTACGATCAGGGCGTCTTCACCCTGCAAACCAATCAAGGCGCGATCGAAGCCGAGCAGGTCTTGATCGCCACCGGTCGCACCGCCAACACGGACCGCCTGAACCTGAATGCCGCAGGCATCCACCATGATCGCCAGGGCCGAATTACCATTGATGCCGGGATGCGCACGAACGTCGCCCACATCTTTGCGGCGGGCGATTGCACCGATAAGCCCCAGTTCGTCTATGTGGCAGCGGCAGGCGGCACCCGGGCGGCCATCAATATGACCGGCGGCGAAGCGACGCTCGACCTCACCACCATGCCCGCCGTCGTCTTCAGCGACCCGCAGATCGCCACAGTCGGCCTGACCGAAGCCCAGGCGCAAGTACAGGGCATCGAAACCGAAAGCCGAACGCTCACCCTCGACAACGTGCCCCGTGCACTGGCCAACTTCGAAACCCAGGGATTCATCAAACTCGTCGCGGATGCCAAAACCGGGCGGTTGCTGGGGGTTCAGGCCGTAGCCGGAGAAGCGGGCGAACTGATTCAGACCGCCGCGCTGGCGATCCGCGCCCGCATGACGGTGCAGGAACTGGCCGACCAGCTCTTTCCCTACCTCACGATGGTCGAAGGCATCAAGCTCGCCGCCCAGACCTTCTCGAAGGACGTATCGATGCTGTCCTGCTGCGCGGGTTAG
- a CDS encoding EAL domain-containing protein — protein sequence MTISDPLNPLVESERVDAPQESAALQRLQEQLERQQALMQSLLGQIGTLMSTNDEQELLDVVCTQLLATGLFLGAWVARTRPDEPASCDILAAGGDGMTLLSDLGEDARSVWAAHLNQVQSSQTTVIEPGTDLTLIAPWQDVIFPGFSTTLIFVPITRASQPWAVLIVLAQHEGPLDRLLTEMLGRLGELLSNAFDQLDLRARLVNEREQAAFLAHHDALTGLTNRRGIDEALPKAMARARRNQRNMALVMLDLDDFKPINDRFGHATGDALLQALAQRIKSTLRETDMAARLGGDEFLLLIESIEQKKHLKKTLERINHALTEPVELPEGPARVRASMGVALFPQDDCEPEQLIRNADAALYLCKNKKRGRKHNWCIWNDNTTDDLEQPVQDLHTPPYGMAAANLLQRFVPQLGGLVEDFVNRFYAELQADPDARKIILQLSEAEFTHLKARQSVHLQQLLDPELTEAMHRSTAKHVGEIHALIGLTASSLVRAMTIYLHQFDTLIAQHRLTPQDHSRLELVLTERLSIELSEELESEHAINNRYQQILLDIDAMGRQPLSWQEFNERLLSKLRECPGVQASWIGAPDADGVFIINFSEGVEAFSEAMQAAYGGLRMPRIAPGEPEMAGSTARAFRQAQIQSIASFSTAPEAEPWRTAALNVGIRSSVGIPITDEQRRPLATLTLYGDYPNMFETPFRQSFCQQLGFIVSQTWQQFKQTQIVNTSIEELDLWRQAFYGMGLKLVYQPIIGLASGRIEKVEALARLRLEDGRIIMPGAFIPRLNEQQIIQLFRMGLEQGLRQLVQWDRELPGSALGLALNLPLEALADNDCPNWVHDALLRHGIPASRLTLEMLEHHEMIDVNQSQRQMRTLSDMGVQLAMDDLGAGYSNLIRLNNLPFDTVKIDQALIRSAYSDPVRIIKFIGALIHMTHALDLNVVAEGLETPDLIEVARILGADLAQGYAIAHPLYAEDFLTLYRAQNALDEQTFPHTALGAIATQWQLNNPQASISQIPSLGAVNHCPIHQFIVEQGLLGSELDMIHRELHDSEQAQGRNSATFHRLLHQLQTQLAALVSPPTTLQ from the coding sequence GTGACCATCAGTGATCCGCTCAACCCGCTCGTTGAGTCCGAACGAGTTGACGCCCCGCAGGAGTCGGCCGCGCTTCAACGCCTCCAGGAACAACTGGAACGACAGCAGGCACTGATGCAATCCCTGCTGGGGCAGATCGGCACCCTGATGTCGACCAACGACGAGCAGGAACTGCTGGACGTCGTCTGTACCCAACTCCTCGCCACCGGCCTCTTTCTGGGCGCCTGGGTTGCCCGTACCCGACCGGACGAACCCGCATCCTGCGATATTCTCGCTGCCGGCGGCGACGGGATGACACTGCTATCCGATCTCGGTGAAGACGCCCGATCGGTCTGGGCCGCCCATCTGAACCAGGTTCAGAGCAGCCAGACGACCGTGATCGAGCCAGGAACGGACCTGACACTGATCGCCCCCTGGCAGGACGTGATCTTCCCCGGATTTTCCACCACACTGATCTTCGTACCCATCACCCGTGCCAGTCAGCCCTGGGCCGTTCTGATCGTACTGGCACAACACGAAGGCCCGCTGGACCGACTGCTCACCGAAATGCTCGGCCGACTGGGCGAACTGCTGTCCAATGCCTTCGATCAGCTGGACCTGCGTGCGCGCCTCGTCAACGAGCGTGAGCAGGCCGCGTTTCTGGCCCACCACGATGCCCTGACAGGGTTGACCAACCGGCGCGGCATCGACGAGGCCCTGCCCAAGGCGATGGCTCGAGCCAGGCGCAACCAGCGGAACATGGCCCTGGTCATGCTCGATCTGGATGATTTCAAGCCCATCAACGATCGTTTCGGTCACGCGACCGGCGATGCGCTCCTTCAGGCACTGGCGCAACGGATCAAATCCACGCTCCGGGAGACCGACATGGCGGCCCGGTTGGGCGGCGACGAATTTCTGCTCCTCATCGAAAGCATCGAGCAGAAGAAACACCTCAAGAAGACCCTGGAAAGGATCAACCACGCATTGACCGAACCGGTCGAACTGCCCGAGGGGCCGGCACGTGTCCGCGCGAGCATGGGTGTGGCTCTGTTCCCGCAGGACGACTGCGAGCCCGAACAACTCATTCGCAATGCGGACGCAGCCCTCTATCTATGCAAGAACAAGAAGCGCGGCCGCAAGCACAATTGGTGCATCTGGAACGACAATACGACGGACGACCTGGAACAACCTGTCCAGGATCTGCACACCCCGCCCTATGGGATGGCGGCGGCCAACCTGCTGCAACGTTTCGTCCCGCAACTGGGCGGTCTGGTCGAGGACTTCGTCAACCGTTTCTATGCGGAGCTTCAAGCCGACCCGGACGCCCGGAAGATCATTCTCCAGCTTAGCGAGGCGGAATTTACGCACCTCAAGGCGCGGCAGTCGGTCCACCTGCAACAACTCCTCGACCCGGAGCTCACCGAGGCCATGCATCGCAGCACCGCCAAGCACGTGGGTGAAATCCATGCCCTGATCGGACTCACGGCCAGCAGTCTGGTCCGGGCCATGACCATCTACCTGCACCAGTTCGACACGCTGATCGCGCAGCACCGCCTCACCCCCCAGGATCACTCGCGACTCGAACTGGTGCTGACCGAACGACTGAGCATCGAACTCTCCGAGGAACTGGAGTCCGAACACGCGATCAACAACCGCTACCAACAGATTCTGCTGGATATCGACGCGATGGGCCGCCAGCCTCTGTCATGGCAGGAATTCAACGAGCGACTGCTCAGCAAGCTGCGCGAATGCCCCGGCGTGCAGGCCTCCTGGATTGGCGCCCCCGATGCCGATGGGGTATTCATCATCAACTTCAGCGAAGGGGTGGAAGCCTTCAGCGAAGCCATGCAGGCAGCGTACGGCGGATTGCGCATGCCGCGGATTGCGCCCGGAGAACCCGAAATGGCCGGTTCGACCGCCCGGGCATTCCGCCAGGCACAGATCCAGAGCATCGCCAGTTTCTCCACCGCCCCGGAAGCCGAACCCTGGCGAACGGCGGCCCTCAACGTCGGTATCCGCAGCTCCGTCGGGATTCCCATCACGGATGAACAACGACGTCCGCTGGCAACCCTGACATTGTACGGCGACTATCCGAACATGTTCGAAACCCCGTTCCGCCAGTCGTTCTGCCAGCAGCTGGGCTTCATCGTCAGCCAGACCTGGCAGCAGTTCAAACAAACGCAGATCGTCAACACCTCGATCGAGGAACTCGATCTCTGGCGTCAGGCCTTCTATGGCATGGGACTCAAACTCGTCTATCAACCAATCATCGGGCTGGCATCCGGACGAATCGAGAAAGTGGAAGCGCTTGCCCGCCTGCGTCTCGAAGACGGCCGCATCATCATGCCCGGCGCCTTCATCCCGCGACTCAACGAACAGCAGATCATCCAGCTCTTCCGAATGGGTCTCGAGCAGGGCTTGCGACAACTCGTCCAATGGGATCGGGAACTGCCGGGATCGGCGCTGGGACTCGCACTCAACCTGCCCCTCGAAGCGCTGGCCGACAACGACTGCCCGAACTGGGTCCACGACGCCCTGCTTCGTCACGGCATCCCGGCTTCGCGACTGACCCTGGAAATGCTCGAACACCACGAAATGATCGACGTGAACCAATCGCAGCGTCAGATGCGCACGCTCTCGGACATGGGCGTGCAACTCGCCATGGACGATCTCGGCGCCGGCTACAGCAACCTGATCCGCCTGAACAACCTGCCGTTCGATACGGTCAAGATCGACCAGGCCCTGATCCGCTCCGCCTACAGCGATCCCGTCCGGATCATCAAATTCATCGGCGCCCTGATCCACATGACGCATGCGCTGGATCTGAACGTCGTCGCCGAGGGGCTCGAAACGCCCGATCTGATCGAAGTCGCACGAATTCTGGGAGCCGACCTGGCGCAGGGATACGCCATCGCCCACCCCTTGTACGCCGAGGACTTCCTGACGCTGTACCGGGCACAGAACGCCCTTGACGAACAAACCTTCCCGCATACGGCACTGGGCGCGATCGCCACGCAGTGGCAACTGAACAACCCACAGGCGTCCATCAGCCAAATTCCGAGTCTGGGCGCAGTCAACCACTGCCCCATCCATCAGTTCATCGTCGAACAGGGCCTGCTGGGCAGCGAACTGGATATGATTCACCGCGAGCTGCATGACAGCGAGCAGGCCCAAGGCCGGAACAGTGCTACGTTCCACCGCCTGCTGCATCAATTACAGACGCAACTGGCCGCGCTCGTGAGCCCCCCGACCACGCTGCAATGA
- the merT gene encoding mercuric ion transporter MerT — translation MNPSKQGRGALLAGGVAAILASTCCLGPLILLALGFSGAWIGNLTVLEPYRPIFIGIALVALFFAWRRVYRPVTACKPGEVCAIPTVRTSYKLLFWIVALLVLIALTFPYIAPLFY, via the coding sequence ATGAATCCATCGAAACAAGGGCGTGGTGCCCTACTGGCCGGCGGTGTCGCCGCGATTCTCGCCTCCACCTGTTGCCTGGGTCCGCTGATTCTGCTGGCACTCGGATTTTCCGGCGCTTGGATCGGCAACCTGACGGTATTGGAACCCTACCGGCCGATCTTCATCGGCATCGCGCTCGTCGCCCTGTTCTTTGCCTGGCGGCGCGTCTATCGCCCCGTCACGGCCTGCAAGCCCGGCGAAGTCTGCGCCATCCCCACGGTTCGCACCAGCTATAAGCTGCTGTTCTGGATCGTCGCCCTACTCGTCCTCATTGCGCTGACCTTCCCGTATATCGCGCCGCTGTTTTATTGA
- a CDS encoding multifunctional CCA addition/repair protein: MNCYVVGGAVRDRLLGRPASDRDWVVVGSSPEDMRRRGFRPVGQDFPVFLHPETGEEYALARTERKQGRGHQGFVFHAAPDVTLEDDLQRRDLTINALAQKQDGTLVDPFGFKADLDARILRHVSPAFAEDPLRVLRVARFAAQLAAEGFELAGETRDLMTAMTASGELDDLTAERVWQETRKALASPNPARYFEILRTVGALKVLFPEVDALFGVPQPAHYHPEIDSGIHTLLALTAAVGLNNDVGQDVAVRFAVLCHDLGKALTPPEEWPRHIGHEQRGVAPTRALCARLKVPRAVKELAVLTTAQHGRVHAAMEMRPATLLDLIESLDGLRRPERMADVLTACHADARGRLGSETCDYPQADRVRAAADIARGISPAPFLERGLTGVQLGEALRRARIQAIKQALAESQPNAQTAE, translated from the coding sequence CTGAACTGCTACGTCGTGGGCGGTGCCGTGCGCGACCGCCTGCTGGGTCGGCCGGCCTCGGACCGGGACTGGGTCGTGGTCGGTAGCAGCCCCGAGGACATGCGCCGCCGCGGCTTCCGCCCGGTCGGCCAGGATTTTCCCGTCTTTCTGCACCCCGAAACCGGCGAGGAATATGCCCTCGCCCGCACCGAACGCAAGCAGGGGCGCGGTCATCAGGGCTTCGTGTTCCATGCTGCACCGGACGTGACGCTGGAAGACGACCTCCAGCGGCGCGACCTCACCATCAACGCACTTGCCCAGAAACAGGACGGCACCCTCGTCGATCCCTTCGGCTTCAAGGCGGACCTCGATGCCCGCATCCTCCGCCACGTCAGCCCCGCCTTCGCCGAAGACCCGCTGCGGGTTCTGCGCGTCGCCCGGTTCGCCGCCCAGTTGGCCGCCGAGGGCTTCGAACTCGCCGGGGAAACCCGAGACCTCATGACGGCGATGACCGCCTCGGGCGAACTCGACGACCTGACCGCCGAACGGGTCTGGCAGGAAACCCGCAAGGCACTCGCCAGCCCGAACCCGGCCCGCTACTTCGAGATCCTGCGCACGGTCGGCGCGCTGAAGGTCCTGTTCCCCGAAGTCGATGCCCTGTTCGGCGTGCCGCAACCGGCCCACTACCACCCGGAAATCGACTCGGGCATCCACACCCTGCTGGCCCTCACGGCCGCCGTGGGCCTGAACAATGACGTGGGTCAGGACGTGGCCGTCCGGTTTGCCGTGCTCTGCCACGATCTGGGCAAGGCGCTCACCCCGCCCGAGGAATGGCCGCGCCACATCGGGCACGAACAGCGCGGCGTGGCACCGACCCGCGCCCTCTGCGCGCGCCTGAAGGTGCCCCGGGCCGTGAAGGAACTGGCCGTGCTCACCACGGCACAGCACGGCCGGGTGCATGCCGCGATGGAAATGCGCCCCGCCACCCTCCTCGACCTCATCGAAAGCCTCGACGGCCTGCGCCGCCCCGAGCGCATGGCCGACGTGCTGACCGCCTGCCATGCCGACGCCCGCGGCCGGCTGGGCTCGGAAACCTGCGACTATCCCCAGGCGGATCGGGTACGCGCTGCCGCCGACATCGCCCGCGGCATTTCCCCGGCACCGTTTCTCGAACGGGGTCTCACGGGCGTGCAACTTGGCGAAGCGCTCCGGCGGGCACGGATCCAGGCAATCAAGCAGGCCTTGGCCGAAAGCCAACCGAACGCTCAAACTGCTGAATAA
- a CDS encoding dihydroorotase: MIQNPPNLGIDLDPVRHPEGCRPGFDCDTWLIRGARVLDPASGQDQVADVYLANGKIVGIGAKPEHFPAQDVRTISADGQWLIPGVIDGWARLREPGLEHKATIATETLAAVSGGITTLCMPPDTDPVLDTIAVARFIKRRAQLAGRARVVAIGAMTQGLKGELLAEMAELTEGGCVGITNAHYPVKDLRLLRRALEYAATFDIQVIVQPLDPSLGKRGCAHEGVIATRLGLPGIPVSAETAPLAQMLAVLPETGARIHVNNISSRAALRLVEQAKADGLPITASVSAHQLWLSEMDTDALCGSTHVLPPLRSLRDRDALREGLAAGIIDCVISDHQPHESDGKLAPFPETEPGISGLDTLLPLMLKLADDGVITLDRALDALTRRPADLFGLHDSGRIEIGARADLALVDPDSFWTLDDTTMRSAGRDTPFFGWDFRHEVQSTWVNGKKVFWRGSTPDAP, from the coding sequence ATGATTCAAAATCCGCCCAACCTCGGCATCGATCTCGACCCCGTGCGTCACCCCGAAGGCTGCCGCCCCGGGTTCGACTGCGACACCTGGCTGATCCGCGGCGCCCGCGTGCTCGATCCGGCCAGCGGTCAGGACCAGGTCGCCGACGTCTATCTCGCCAACGGGAAGATCGTCGGCATCGGCGCGAAACCCGAGCACTTCCCGGCGCAGGACGTCCGGACGATTTCCGCCGACGGCCAATGGCTGATCCCCGGCGTCATCGACGGCTGGGCCCGCCTGCGCGAACCCGGCCTGGAGCACAAGGCCACCATCGCCACCGAGACCCTGGCGGCCGTATCCGGTGGGATCACGACCCTCTGCATGCCGCCGGATACCGATCCGGTGCTCGACACGATCGCCGTCGCGCGCTTCATCAAGCGGCGTGCTCAACTGGCCGGACGCGCCCGGGTCGTCGCCATCGGCGCCATGACGCAAGGCTTGAAGGGCGAGTTGCTGGCCGAAATGGCCGAACTGACCGAAGGCGGCTGCGTCGGCATCACCAACGCCCACTACCCCGTGAAGGATCTGCGCCTGCTGCGCCGGGCGCTCGAATACGCGGCCACCTTCGACATCCAGGTGATCGTCCAGCCACTGGATCCGTCGCTCGGCAAACGCGGCTGCGCCCACGAAGGGGTCATCGCCACGCGCTTGGGCCTGCCCGGCATCCCCGTTTCCGCCGAAACGGCCCCGCTGGCCCAGATGCTGGCCGTGCTGCCGGAAACCGGCGCGCGCATCCACGTCAACAACATTTCCTCCCGCGCCGCCCTGCGGTTGGTCGAGCAGGCGAAGGCCGACGGGCTGCCCATCACCGCCTCAGTGAGTGCGCATCAGCTGTGGTTGTCCGAGATGGACACCGACGCCCTCTGCGGCAGTACGCACGTGCTGCCGCCCCTGCGCAGCCTGCGGGACCGGGACGCCCTGCGCGAGGGTCTGGCCGCGGGCATCATCGACTGCGTGATCTCCGATCATCAACCGCACGAGTCCGATGGCAAGCTGGCGCCCTTCCCCGAGACCGAACCGGGCATTTCGGGCCTGGACACCCTCCTGCCGCTGATGCTCAAGCTCGCCGACGATGGCGTGATCACCCTGGACCGCGCCCTCGACGCACTCACGCGACGACCGGCGGACCTGTTCGGGTTGCACGACTCCGGGCGCATCGAGATCGGCGCTCGGGCCGATCTTGCCCTGGTCGATCCGGATTCCTTCTGGACGCTGGACGACACGACCATGCGCTCAGCCGGTCGGGATACCCCGTTCTTCGGCTGGGATTTCCGGCATGAAGTCCAGTCCACCTGGGTGAACGGCAAGAAGGTATTCTGGCGAGGCAGTACGCCGGACGCGCCATGA
- the merR gene encoding Hg(II)-responsive transcriptional regulator, whose protein sequence is MTKTDVSITIGVLAKRAGVNVETIRFYQRKGLLAEPDKPYGSIRRYADTDVARVQFVKSAQRLGFSLDEVADLLRLDQCADCEQARHLAEYKLGMVREKLADLTRMETALVQLVTACQTAGNAEVSCPLIASLKR, encoded by the coding sequence ATGACCAAAACTGATGTCTCGATCACGATCGGTGTGCTGGCCAAGAGGGCCGGCGTGAATGTCGAAACCATCCGCTTCTATCAGCGTAAGGGGCTGCTGGCCGAGCCGGACAAGCCCTATGGCAGCATCCGCCGGTACGCGGATACCGATGTGGCGCGCGTGCAGTTCGTGAAGTCTGCGCAGCGCCTGGGGTTCAGTCTGGACGAGGTGGCCGATCTGCTGCGGCTCGACCAGTGTGCCGATTGCGAGCAGGCCCGGCATCTCGCCGAATACAAACTGGGGATGGTTCGGGAAAAACTGGCCGATCTGACCCGGATGGAAACCGCGTTGGTGCAATTGGTGACGGCTTGTCAGACCGCCGGTAACGCCGAGGTCTCCTGCCCGTTGATCGCTTCCTTGAAGCGTTGA